The following are encoded in a window of Arthrobacter sp. NicSoilB4 genomic DNA:
- the trxA gene encoding thioredoxin produces the protein MGSSLVKCPHCGKTNRIPAAAAGHPRCGNCRNDLPWIVEAGDADFAVVAEQSSTPALIDFWAAWCGPCRMVSPVLDKLAQERAGRVKLVKVDVDKSPSLSQRFDIQAIPTMLLIRDGKVVARQTGAPPAAALRQWLDGALAPGRP, from the coding sequence GTGGGCTCCAGCCTGGTGAAGTGCCCCCATTGCGGGAAGACCAACCGGATTCCCGCGGCGGCAGCCGGCCACCCGCGCTGCGGCAACTGCCGCAACGACCTGCCCTGGATCGTCGAGGCAGGCGACGCCGACTTTGCCGTCGTTGCCGAGCAGTCCTCGACGCCGGCCCTGATCGACTTCTGGGCGGCCTGGTGCGGGCCGTGCCGCATGGTCAGCCCCGTTCTCGACAAGCTCGCCCAGGAGCGCGCCGGCCGGGTCAAGCTTGTCAAGGTCGACGTCGACAAGTCACCGTCGCTCTCACAGCGCTTCGACATCCAGGCCATTCCGACCATGCTGCTGATCAGGGACGGCAAAGTTGTGGCCCGCCAGACGGGTGCTCCGCCGGCGGCAGCCCTGCGCCAATGGCTCGACGGCGCGCTGGCGCCGGGCCGCCCGTGA
- a CDS encoding nucleoside deaminase, with protein MLTPPSARDISRFLDQAIRLAAGSVAAGGGPFGALVVTADGRVHEGVNRVTRDNDPTAHAEVVAIRTAAAASANFDLSGAVLYASCEPCPLCLAAALWARVGSVHFAADRHAAAAAGFDDALFYEYFGGTRPELMPVLQTAVPASDVPFQAWRDNPDRTEY; from the coding sequence ATGCTCACGCCACCGTCAGCTCGGGACATCAGCCGCTTCCTGGATCAGGCGATCCGGCTCGCCGCCGGGAGTGTGGCTGCGGGCGGCGGGCCGTTCGGGGCGCTGGTGGTCACCGCCGACGGGCGGGTCCATGAGGGCGTCAACCGGGTCACGCGGGACAACGATCCCACGGCGCACGCCGAAGTGGTGGCCATCCGGACGGCCGCCGCTGCCTCCGCCAACTTCGATCTCAGCGGCGCAGTGCTCTATGCCAGCTGTGAACCGTGCCCGCTGTGCCTCGCCGCTGCCCTCTGGGCCCGTGTGGGCAGCGTCCATTTCGCCGCGGACCGCCACGCGGCCGCTGCCGCCGGCTTTGACGACGCGCTCTTCTACGAGTATTTCGGCGGGACCCGGCCCGAACTCATGCCGGTGCTCCAAACAGCTGTCCCGGCGTCGGACGTTCCGTTCCAGGCGTGGCGCGACAACCCGGACCGCACCGAGTACTGA
- a CDS encoding ScyD/ScyE family protein: MRKRLSLLATAATAAVLFTTGTAAGAAPGKVAGGNAGEKEPVVLTGKLVGPLHLSAGRHGSVTVSESFAGRLTRVDSAGNHEVLYETPDWSVAGNAQRDGTTYFLESQGAGPDPAELAGHVRIIDEEGSQRTLGDFAALETEDNADGTIVYGFRDLPEGCAAQLPANMPETYNGEIDSHPYGIALTEETLYVADAGANSVVSVDTGSGKTRTVAVLPPRPYKITPEAAASNGLPDCVVGTTYDFEPVPTDVAVGSDGWLYVTLLPGGPEDPALGARGAIFKVSPDGDEVELVAEDIMSPTGLALDDNGDLYVASLFGDGVLKVDPDSGEQTVVLASGFAADVDLRGHTLYATVNALPGPGGPPDGQVMYVELNGH; this comes from the coding sequence ATGAGAAAGAGATTGTCCTTGCTAGCCACGGCCGCCACGGCAGCTGTGCTTTTCACCACCGGGACGGCCGCCGGCGCGGCGCCCGGCAAGGTGGCTGGCGGTAACGCCGGCGAAAAGGAACCCGTTGTGCTCACCGGCAAGCTCGTGGGTCCGCTGCATCTGAGCGCCGGGCGCCACGGCTCCGTCACTGTGAGCGAGTCCTTCGCAGGCCGGCTGACCCGGGTCGACTCCGCGGGGAACCACGAAGTCCTCTACGAAACACCTGACTGGAGCGTTGCGGGCAACGCCCAGCGGGACGGGACGACGTATTTCCTGGAGAGCCAGGGCGCCGGACCGGACCCCGCCGAGCTGGCCGGCCACGTCCGCATCATCGACGAAGAAGGCAGCCAACGGACCCTGGGCGACTTTGCCGCTTTGGAGACAGAGGACAACGCCGACGGGACAATCGTCTACGGGTTCCGGGACCTGCCTGAAGGTTGCGCGGCGCAGCTGCCCGCCAATATGCCCGAGACCTACAACGGTGAAATTGATTCGCACCCGTACGGCATCGCCCTCACCGAGGAGACTCTCTACGTCGCGGATGCCGGGGCGAACAGCGTGGTGTCCGTTGACACCGGGAGCGGAAAGACCAGGACCGTCGCGGTGCTTCCGCCGCGGCCCTACAAGATCACCCCGGAAGCTGCCGCTTCCAACGGCCTGCCGGACTGCGTCGTGGGAACGACGTACGACTTCGAGCCCGTCCCGACCGATGTCGCCGTCGGCTCTGACGGCTGGCTCTACGTCACATTGCTCCCGGGCGGGCCTGAGGATCCGGCCCTCGGCGCCCGTGGGGCGATCTTCAAGGTGAGCCCGGACGGGGACGAGGTTGAACTCGTGGCCGAGGACATCATGTCGCCCACGGGACTCGCCCTGGACGACAACGGCGACCTGTATGTTGCCTCGCTTTTCGGCGACGGGGTTCTCAAGGTCGACCCGGATTCGGGCGAACAGACAGTGGTGCTCGCCTCCGGCTTCGCGGCCGACGTGGACCTCCGCGGCCACACGCTCTACGCCACGGTCAACGCACTGCCCGGACCCGGCGGACCGCCCGACGGCCAGGTCATGTACGTGGAGCTCAACGGCCACTGA
- the rbfA gene encoding 30S ribosome-binding factor RbfA: MADPARAAKLAQRIKVVVAEALGRRVKDPRLEGVTVTDARVTNDLQHATVYYTVFGDQLVQAEAAKGLEKAKGVLRQEVGRNITVRLTPTLEFVADQIPVNASNLEELLRAAKKRDAEVAALAASAKHAGDADPYKSDTPQDVELDEDDFDEEDLDLIDEDDVDEDSNK; the protein is encoded by the coding sequence ATGGCTGATCCCGCACGGGCTGCCAAGTTGGCGCAGCGGATTAAGGTTGTTGTTGCTGAGGCGCTGGGCCGGAGGGTTAAGGATCCGCGGCTTGAGGGCGTCACTGTTACCGATGCGCGTGTGACCAACGATCTTCAGCACGCCACGGTCTACTACACGGTGTTTGGTGACCAGTTGGTCCAGGCCGAGGCCGCCAAGGGGCTTGAGAAAGCCAAGGGTGTGCTGCGTCAGGAAGTCGGGCGGAACATCACCGTGCGGCTGACTCCGACCCTGGAGTTCGTGGCGGACCAGATCCCGGTCAACGCCTCGAACCTCGAGGAACTGCTCCGCGCCGCGAAGAAGCGCGACGCCGAGGTGGCCGCACTCGCCGCCAGCGCCAAGCATGCCGGCGACGCCGACCCGTACAAGAGCGACACTCCGCAGGACGTGGAGCTCGACGAGGACGACTTCGATGAAGAGGACCTGGACCTCATCGATGAAGACGACGTCGACGAGGACAGCAACAAGTAG
- a CDS encoding CU044_2847 family protein, with translation MTEILRYEVGSGTVLVEAADNSFGVERPARNEQGITDAGRRLEDALSAIRPAAHAAAEVLKEVGAERLELQFGVKLAGEAGAIIAQNCSEGHFVVTMSFSHAPAAAHVAHVAPEEEIML, from the coding sequence ATGACGGAAATACTGCGCTACGAAGTGGGTTCCGGGACCGTGCTGGTCGAGGCTGCGGACAACAGCTTCGGCGTCGAACGGCCCGCACGGAACGAACAGGGGATCACGGACGCCGGGCGGCGGCTTGAAGATGCCCTCTCCGCCATCCGGCCGGCCGCGCACGCGGCGGCGGAAGTCCTGAAGGAAGTCGGCGCGGAGCGCCTGGAACTTCAGTTCGGCGTGAAGTTGGCCGGTGAGGCGGGGGCGATCATCGCGCAGAACTGCTCCGAGGGCCACTTCGTCGTGACGATGTCGTTCTCGCACGCGCCCGCGGCGGCACACGTGGCGCATGTGGCGCCGGAGGAAGAAATCATGCTGTGA